A window from Mogibacterium neglectum encodes these proteins:
- a CDS encoding 4Fe-4S dicluster domain-containing protein, protein MAKGRVEINAEACKSCQYCVISCPKKVLVIGENVNSKGYPYSVAATPEDCIGCAMCAQICPEDCIEVWRD, encoded by the coding sequence ATGGCTAAAGGTAGAGTTGAAATCAATGCTGAAGCTTGCAAATCTTGCCAATATTGCGTGATTTCATGTCCAAAGAAAGTCCTCGTTATTGGTGAGAATGTTAACTCAAAAGGTTACCCTTATTCGGTTGCAGCTACACCAGAGGATTGCATCGGTTGCGCAATGTGCGCACAGATATGTCCAGAGGACTGTATTGAGGTTTGGAGAGATTAG
- the vorB gene encoding 3-methyl-2-oxobutanoate dehydrogenase subunit VorB — protein MAERVFMKGCEAIAEAAVRAGCRFFAGYPITPQNEIPEYMARRMPEVGGNFVQGESEVASVNMLYGAVSTGIRAMSSSSSCGISLYSEGISFCASARLPAVYVNVQRGGPGIGAIQPAQQDYLQATKASGNGGFRMIVLAPSTVQECVDMVYKAFDYAERDQNPVLVLTDGVMGTIMEPVVLPPMKTPEEIAKLRDAFNYRAIVGHPVGENAFCRPGSVGTGQEAVNIEADKLYRTWDKDVEYEELETEDAEIIIAAYGISARIGKVVVRELRKEGVKIGMIRPIKLSPFPYEAFENLDFNRIKGILNVEMSIPAQMRWDVDHAVKGRTVIKECLRSGGQLLTNDQVMEAARELIKEVL, from the coding sequence ATGGCAGAACGTGTATTTATGAAAGGCTGCGAAGCTATTGCAGAGGCAGCTGTAAGAGCAGGATGTCGTTTCTTTGCTGGTTATCCAATCACACCACAGAACGAAATTCCTGAGTATATGGCAAGAAGAATGCCAGAAGTAGGTGGTAACTTTGTACAGGGTGAATCTGAGGTTGCATCTGTAAACATGCTTTATGGTGCTGTTTCTACTGGAATCAGAGCAATGAGCTCTTCATCCAGCTGCGGAATCAGCTTGTACTCAGAGGGTATCTCTTTCTGCGCATCTGCTAGACTACCAGCAGTATATGTAAACGTGCAGAGAGGTGGTCCTGGAATTGGTGCTATACAGCCAGCTCAGCAGGATTACCTTCAGGCAACTAAGGCTTCCGGAAACGGTGGTTTCAGAATGATCGTACTCGCCCCATCAACTGTTCAGGAGTGCGTAGATATGGTATATAAGGCATTTGATTATGCTGAGAGAGACCAGAATCCAGTACTCGTCCTCACAGATGGAGTTATGGGAACAATCATGGAACCAGTAGTTCTTCCTCCAATGAAGACACCAGAAGAGATTGCAAAACTAAGAGATGCATTCAACTACAGAGCAATCGTAGGTCACCCAGTAGGTGAGAACGCATTCTGTAGACCTGGTTCTGTTGGAACAGGACAGGAAGCTGTTAATATCGAAGCAGATAAGCTCTACAGAACTTGGGATAAGGATGTTGAGTACGAGGAGCTTGAGACAGAGGATGCTGAGATCATCATCGCAGCATACGGAATCTCCGCTCGTATCGGAAAGGTTGTCGTAAGAGAGCTAAGAAAAGAAGGAGTTAAGATTGGTATGATAAGACCTATCAAGCTTTCTCCATTCCCATATGAAGCATTTGAGAACCTAGACTTCAACAGAATAAAGGGTATTCTCAATGTCGAGATGTCCATTCCTGCTCAGATGAGATGGGACGTGGATCATGCAGTTAAGGGCAGAACAGTTATCAAGGAGTGCCTAAGATCCGGTGGTCAGCTTCTGACTAATGATCAGGTAATGGAAGCTGCTCGTGAACTGATTAAGGAGGTACTATAG
- a CDS encoding thiamine pyrophosphate-dependent enzyme, translated as MAKVYSRTKGILPDTVSGFCPGCMHGTVHKLIGEAAEELGKLDKLVRVEGVGCCGLGQFYVAHDATIAAHGRACAVATGIKRSSPDSLVYTYQGDGDLASIGLAETMSAANRGENFTVIFVNNGIYGMTGGQMAPTTLIGMNSTTTPEGREPDIHGYPMHIVEILNQLTAPYYLERVSCNTPQNVIKARKAIKKAFQYQLEGKGFSLVEIVTSCPTNWGMSTLDSLKFLEKDMFDEYPLGLVRDKGAEAK; from the coding sequence ATGGCAAAAGTTTATTCAAGAACTAAGGGAATTCTTCCTGATACAGTATCCGGATTCTGTCCGGGATGCATGCACGGTACTGTGCATAAGCTAATCGGTGAAGCGGCAGAAGAACTAGGTAAACTCGATAAGCTCGTAAGAGTTGAGGGTGTAGGCTGCTGCGGACTCGGTCAGTTCTACGTTGCTCACGATGCTACTATTGCTGCTCACGGAAGAGCTTGTGCTGTAGCAACAGGAATCAAGAGATCATCCCCTGATTCACTTGTATACACATACCAGGGCGATGGAGACCTTGCTTCAATCGGACTTGCAGAGACTATGTCAGCTGCTAACAGAGGAGAGAACTTCACAGTTATCTTCGTTAATAATGGAATTTATGGTATGACTGGTGGACAGATGGCTCCAACAACTCTTATCGGCATGAACTCCACGACTACACCAGAAGGTAGAGAGCCAGATATTCACGGATACCCAATGCATATCGTTGAAATTCTCAACCAGCTAACAGCTCCTTACTATCTAGAAAGGGTTTCTTGCAACACTCCTCAGAACGTAATCAAGGCTCGTAAGGCAATCAAGAAGGCATTCCAGTATCAGCTAGAAGGAAAGGGCTTCTCACTTGTGGAGATTGTTACATCTTGTCCAACGAACTGGGGAATGAGCACGCTTGATTCGCTCAAGTTCCTTGAAAAAGATATGTTTGATGAGTACCCTCTAGGTCTCGTTAGAGACAAGGGCGCAGAAGCTAAATAG
- a CDS encoding 2-oxoacid:acceptor oxidoreductase family protein, with protein sequence MERNLMIAGFGGQGVMTMGKLLSEATCQSTDLNVTFFPSYGAAMRGGTANCYVVISDDEIGAPVSNSVDDLVVMNGPSLHKFLPTLKKGGTLFINSSIVKDPIDRDDITVVSVPVTEMALEMGNPRVLNIIMLGAYIGYSNAVPEQVIYDGIHHKFEHKPKVIPLNDKAFKTGLDIGAEARQ encoded by the coding sequence ATGGAAAGAAATTTGATGATTGCCGGATTTGGCGGACAGGGTGTAATGACCATGGGAAAGCTTCTTTCAGAAGCTACATGTCAGTCAACAGACCTTAATGTAACATTCTTCCCTTCTTATGGCGCAGCTATGAGAGGTGGTACAGCAAACTGTTACGTTGTAATTTCTGATGACGAAATCGGTGCACCTGTATCTAACAGTGTAGATGACCTTGTAGTAATGAACGGACCTTCACTACACAAGTTCCTTCCAACTCTTAAGAAGGGTGGTACATTGTTCATTAACAGTTCAATAGTAAAGGATCCTATTGATAGAGATGACATCACTGTGGTATCTGTTCCAGTTACAGAGATGGCTCTTGAAATGGGTAACCCAAGGGTTCTCAACATCATTATGCTTGGAGCTTATATCGGATACTCTAATGCAGTACCTGAGCAGGTTATTTATGATGGAATTCACCACAAGTTTGAGCACAAACCAAAGGTAATTCCACTAAATGATAAGGCTTTCAAGACAGGTCTCGATATTGGTGCTGAAGCTAGACAGTAA
- a CDS encoding acyl carrier protein translates to MTFEQLKELICENFGVSEDKVTETADLQEDLKLDSLDAVELSMMMEEAHGVSIPEEKFPECKTIADVLKFANGGN, encoded by the coding sequence ATGACTTTTGAACAGCTAAAGGAATTAATTTGTGAGAATTTTGGTGTTAGTGAGGATAAGGTAACTGAGACTGCTGACCTTCAGGAGGACTTAAAGCTTGACTCATTAGACGCTGTAGAGCTTTCGATGATGATGGAAGAGGCTCATGGTGTTTCGATTCCTGAGGAAAAATTCCCAGAGTGCAAGACTATTGCAGATGTACTGAAGTTCGCAAATGGTGGTAACTAA
- a CDS encoding acetyl-CoA carboxylase biotin carboxyl carrier protein, translating into MEKYLELTERLVSVFDRSSSDYLEIKISDYALTLKKGSSACAVPSVPVTETVVPAASLQPAVHASAPATQTVSGTVANDVSMSESSAHTAEVAKETLNTEVVKSPIVGVFYAAKDPNSPPFVKVGDTVKKGDVLCILESMKMMNEIRSDYDGVIREIQCKNEELVEFGQIMFVLEKCE; encoded by the coding sequence ATGGAAAAGTATCTAGAGCTAACCGAGAGGCTAGTCAGCGTATTTGACCGTAGTAGCAGTGACTATTTAGAAATCAAGATATCGGATTATGCCTTAACGCTTAAAAAAGGTTCATCCGCATGTGCAGTGCCATCAGTACCTGTGACCGAAACAGTAGTACCTGCGGCTTCTTTGCAGCCTGCCGTTCATGCTTCAGCACCTGCTACGCAGACAGTATCAGGAACAGTAGCAAATGATGTGTCTATGTCTGAATCGTCAGCGCATACTGCGGAAGTGGCAAAGGAAACTCTTAATACAGAGGTTGTAAAATCACCGATTGTAGGAGTGTTCTACGCAGCTAAGGATCCTAATTCACCTCCGTTTGTAAAGGTCGGAGATACTGTGAAGAAAGGTGATGTGCTCTGCATCCTAGAATCGATGAAGATGATGAATGAGATTAGGTCTGATTATGACGGAGTGATCAGGGAGATTCAGTGCAAGAACGAAGAGCTTGTAGAGTTTGGTCAGATCATGTTTGTGCTGGAGAAGTGTGAATGA
- a CDS encoding acetyl-CoA carboxylase biotin carboxylase subunit — protein sequence MIRKVLIANRGEIALSIQRNCSEMGVETVAVYSDVDKGQPAIYLADQAICIGAGKSSASYLNVANILTAAIESGCEAIHPGYGFLAENGDFAEKVEACGLKLIGPSSKVIKLMGNKLSARGLMEQSGVPVVPGCNDVVHDEEQLYRIADEIGYPVLLKASAGGGGKGMRRIYKREDLVAGWELTKREAKASFANDDIYVEKLIENPRHIEIQILADSHGNVVYLPERDCSVQRNNQKIIEESPSRANNELLEKMYKSAVLCAKACEYEGTGTVEFIVDKYDNYYFMEMNTRIQVEYPVTEMVTGINLIKEQIRIASGLPLSVKQEDVAANGHAIEIRVNAQNPYDDFRPSCGDISFFLPPGGLDTRFETALYQGAKILPFYDSMMAKLIVKGRTRMDAIKKLRRAVSETIIDGVPTNLGFIYAILYDKDFILGNIDTNYIANKEAELLESMHVTGE from the coding sequence ATGATTAGAAAGGTCTTAATAGCCAATCGCGGAGAGATTGCGCTTAGCATACAGAGAAATTGCAGTGAGATGGGTGTGGAGACTGTAGCTGTTTATTCTGACGTGGATAAGGGGCAGCCTGCAATATATTTGGCGGACCAGGCTATCTGCATAGGCGCAGGAAAGAGTTCAGCTTCATATCTCAATGTTGCTAATATACTGACGGCTGCTATCGAATCTGGTTGTGAAGCCATTCATCCCGGATATGGGTTCCTTGCTGAAAATGGCGATTTTGCTGAAAAGGTGGAGGCCTGTGGACTGAAGCTTATCGGACCATCGTCAAAGGTTATAAAGCTTATGGGCAACAAGCTCTCAGCTAGAGGTCTAATGGAGCAAAGTGGCGTTCCAGTCGTACCTGGATGTAATGATGTAGTTCATGATGAAGAACAACTCTACAGGATTGCTGATGAGATTGGTTATCCAGTTCTCCTAAAGGCTTCGGCTGGTGGCGGCGGAAAGGGTATGCGTAGAATCTATAAACGTGAAGATCTCGTTGCTGGCTGGGAATTAACGAAGCGAGAGGCAAAGGCATCATTTGCAAATGATGACATATATGTTGAGAAGCTAATTGAGAATCCTAGACATATCGAGATTCAGATTCTCGCAGATAGTCACGGAAACGTGGTTTACCTGCCTGAGAGGGATTGCAGTGTCCAGAGAAATAATCAGAAGATAATCGAAGAGAGCCCTAGCAGAGCTAACAACGAGCTACTGGAAAAGATGTATAAATCTGCCGTACTGTGCGCGAAAGCATGTGAATACGAAGGCACCGGAACAGTAGAGTTCATCGTAGATAAATACGACAATTATTATTTCATGGAGATGAACACGAGGATTCAGGTTGAGTATCCTGTAACAGAGATGGTAACAGGAATCAATCTGATTAAGGAGCAGATTAGAATTGCCTCGGGACTTCCGCTATCTGTAAAGCAGGAGGATGTAGCAGCTAATGGTCATGCTATCGAGATTAGAGTTAATGCTCAGAATCCATACGATGATTTTAGACCTAGCTGTGGCGATATAAGCTTCTTTCTACCGCCAGGGGGTCTCGACACGAGATTTGAGACGGCGCTATATCAAGGTGCAAAAATACTGCCATTTTATGATTCTATGATGGCGAAGCTAATCGTAAAAGGACGCACACGAATGGACGCTATAAAAAAGCTAAGACGTGCAGTCTCTGAGACGATTATAGACGGTGTTCCTACAAACCTAGGATTTATCTATGCGATACTGTATGACAAGGATTTTATCCTTGGAAATATTGATACAAACTATATTGCTAATAAGGAAGCTGAGCTTCTGGAAAGCATGCATGTAACAGGAGAATAG
- the accD gene encoding acetyl-CoA carboxylase, carboxyltransferase subunit beta, whose product MGSLNKRKNLLSAIKSIRGGSKQSQVRREPRRALPDLFLKCEGCKSVIDYKEFVEHLKICPECGYHMKMNGHERFEYLMDEEYEKISFGSEIKDPISFPKYDEKRAKEEAKSGLNEAVSIVKGAIEGKSVIVAVLELQYMMGSLGTYVGEELTAMFEYAIRNELPVIIFSASGGARMQEGIFSLMQMAKTSAAIGKFQDAGLLYISVLTNPTTGGVSASFASLGDIIIAEPNALIGFAGPRVIEQTIKKKLPKGFQRAEKLEECGFVDIISERESQRRLIAKLLKHHVKIGAKYE is encoded by the coding sequence ATGGGAAGCTTAAATAAGCGAAAAAATCTATTGTCCGCAATTAAGAGTATAAGAGGCGGGAGCAAGCAGAGTCAGGTTAGGCGTGAGCCTCGAAGGGCGCTTCCCGACCTTTTTCTTAAGTGTGAGGGATGCAAATCGGTAATCGACTACAAGGAGTTCGTAGAACATCTTAAGATATGTCCAGAGTGCGGATATCACATGAAGATGAATGGACACGAGCGTTTCGAGTATCTCATGGATGAAGAATATGAAAAAATCAGTTTTGGTAGCGAGATCAAAGACCCAATTTCATTCCCTAAGTACGATGAAAAGCGTGCAAAGGAAGAAGCAAAGTCAGGGCTAAATGAAGCGGTTTCTATCGTCAAAGGTGCGATAGAAGGGAAATCTGTCATAGTGGCAGTTCTTGAACTGCAATATATGATGGGAAGTCTCGGTACATACGTTGGCGAAGAGCTGACTGCAATGTTCGAGTATGCGATTAGAAATGAACTTCCAGTTATCATATTCTCTGCTTCAGGTGGAGCTAGAATGCAGGAGGGGATTTTTTCTCTCATGCAGATGGCCAAGACAAGTGCAGCTATAGGAAAGTTTCAAGACGCAGGATTGCTTTATATAAGTGTTTTAACAAATCCCACCACGGGAGGTGTATCAGCAAGCTTCGCATCTCTCGGAGATATAATCATAGCCGAGCCTAATGCTCTTATAGGATTTGCCGGACCAAGAGTAATCGAGCAGACAATCAAAAAGAAGCTGCCAAAAGGATTCCAAAGAGCTGAGAAGCTTGAGGAATGTGGTTTTGTAGATATTATTTCCGAGAGAGAGAGCCAGCGTAGACTGATTGCTAAGCTGCTCAAGCACCATGTGAAGATTGGAGCGAAATATGAGTAA
- the accA gene encoding carboxyltransferase subunit alpha, whose product MSNAYEIVKKARSSNRLRAKEVIERLLEDIVYLKGDRCFGDSKTIIGGIGSFEERPVTFIGIQKGRGIEEGVETNFGMPMPEGYRKAMRLMDQAEKFRRPVITFIDTPGAYPGVGAEERGQFEAIASSLEKMSMLTVPVIAVVIGEGGSGGALALSVANKIFMFKNAVYSILSPEGFASILWKNAGLAEKAADVMKITSQDLYDFGIVDEIIDENGEKVNFTQLRNLISTELKTFSDMTGEEIRECRYDKFREIRG is encoded by the coding sequence ATGAGTAATGCTTATGAAATAGTTAAGAAGGCGAGATCCAGTAACAGGCTTAGAGCTAAAGAGGTTATCGAGAGACTTCTCGAGGACATAGTTTACCTTAAGGGAGACAGATGCTTTGGGGACTCCAAGACAATAATCGGTGGAATCGGATCATTTGAGGAAAGACCGGTTACTTTCATCGGAATTCAGAAAGGGCGCGGCATTGAAGAAGGAGTAGAAACAAATTTTGGAATGCCGATGCCTGAAGGTTATCGCAAAGCCATGAGGCTAATGGATCAAGCGGAAAAATTCAGAAGACCAGTAATCACATTTATAGATACCCCGGGTGCATATCCAGGTGTAGGTGCAGAAGAGCGAGGACAGTTTGAAGCTATAGCATCTTCGCTGGAGAAGATGTCAATGCTAACAGTTCCTGTAATTGCCGTGGTTATAGGTGAAGGTGGCTCTGGCGGTGCGTTAGCACTATCCGTAGCCAACAAGATATTTATGTTTAAAAATGCAGTGTACTCAATACTTTCACCAGAAGGCTTTGCGTCTATTTTATGGAAGAATGCAGGGCTTGCCGAAAAGGCTGCTGATGTGATGAAGATTACATCGCAGGATTTATATGACTTCGGAATCGTGGATGAAATCATAGACGAGAATGGAGAAAAGGTGAACTTTACACAGCTTAGAAATTTGATTTCAACTGAGCTTAAGACCTTCTCAGACATGACCGGCGAGGAAATCAGAGAGTGCAGATACGATAAATTTAGAGAGATTAGAGGATAA
- a CDS encoding 3-oxoacyl-ACP synthase III family protein, with the protein MGLKVKDIKSLTRGVKRSNKYYEERLDTTDEWILTRTGIENRYITEETPSEMAKELADKLVFDRDKVKALIVASFSSDIRIPSIAGILHKRLELKNSCFSVDINAACAGFVSAMIMAERMLNPGEEAILVASEQVSRYIDFNDRGIAVLFGDGCAGIAVEKNDKLWLSDASTYGDDRVIVMDDNDFIQMNGQEVFKFAISKVPESLERLLERADLTGADIDYVAAHQANVRILEQISKRTGIDEDKVLKNIRERGNTSAASIPTLLYEYRDKFKDGDKVLFTAFGAGLIVNSVLMEW; encoded by the coding sequence ATGGGACTTAAAGTTAAGGACATTAAGAGTTTGACTAGAGGAGTTAAGCGTAGCAATAAGTACTATGAAGAAAGACTCGACACCACTGATGAGTGGATTTTAACTCGTACGGGGATTGAAAATCGCTACATAACTGAGGAGACTCCATCGGAGATGGCGAAGGAACTAGCAGATAAGCTAGTATTTGATAGAGATAAGGTAAAGGCTCTTATCGTCGCATCTTTCTCGAGTGACATTAGGATTCCTTCAATTGCTGGTATCCTACACAAGAGATTAGAACTTAAGAACAGCTGTTTTTCTGTAGACATTAATGCTGCCTGTGCAGGCTTTGTATCAGCTATGATTATGGCTGAGCGCATGCTTAATCCTGGAGAAGAGGCTATTCTCGTTGCCAGCGAACAGGTTAGCAGATACATAGATTTTAATGACAGAGGGATAGCTGTGCTGTTTGGAGATGGATGTGCAGGAATTGCAGTTGAGAAGAATGACAAGCTATGGCTAAGTGATGCAAGCACCTATGGAGATGACCGAGTAATTGTTATGGATGATAATGACTTTATTCAGATGAATGGTCAAGAGGTTTTTAAATTTGCTATAAGTAAAGTTCCAGAATCACTTGAACGCCTGCTAGAGAGAGCTGATCTTACTGGAGCGGATATAGATTATGTCGCTGCCCATCAAGCTAATGTGAGGATACTCGAACAGATTTCCAAGAGGACCGGGATAGATGAAGACAAGGTTCTAAAGAATATCAGGGAGCGTGGAAATACTTCTGCAGCCTCGATTCCTACACTTTTATACGAGTATAGAGATAAGTTTAAAGATGGGGATAAGGTTCTGTTCACAGCTTTTGGAGCGGGACTAATTGTTAATTCAGTACTGATGGAGTGGTAG
- a CDS encoding NAD(P)H-dependent flavin oxidoreductase, giving the protein MNLNKLLNIKYPIIQGGMANITDGKFAATVSNVGALGTIGSGGMKADVLAKEIEICKGLTDKPFAVNLIMFRSDIKELVEVVCRAKVPYVIAGAGSPGPYMEEFQAAGIKIMPVISSPLQIKRLDKFDVFAYIAEGMEAGGHIGEMTTMTLIYQVTGATDKPIIAGGGIGSGAQMLAAEVLGAAGVQIGTAFLFTHEVPVHENYKDLLMHTESHRITSIGNLNGRPMRLVKNPMTREFKELERSESDKEVLEDFTLGRLRKAVFEGDVDQGSVMAGYTAAQFDKLYSVPELLDKLMGEYQLAKNSIK; this is encoded by the coding sequence ATGAACTTAAATAAATTACTTAATATTAAATATCCGATAATTCAGGGAGGAATGGCGAATATAACAGATGGTAAATTTGCAGCTACTGTATCTAATGTTGGTGCTCTAGGGACGATTGGATCAGGCGGAATGAAAGCCGATGTGCTTGCCAAAGAGATTGAAATTTGTAAAGGACTTACAGATAAGCCTTTTGCTGTAAATTTAATCATGTTTCGTTCAGACATCAAGGAGCTTGTTGAGGTTGTATGCAGGGCGAAGGTTCCTTATGTAATTGCTGGAGCAGGCAGTCCTGGTCCGTACATGGAAGAGTTCCAAGCAGCTGGTATCAAGATTATGCCGGTTATATCATCACCGCTTCAGATTAAGCGCCTCGATAAGTTCGATGTATTTGCTTACATTGCAGAGGGGATGGAAGCTGGAGGTCATATCGGGGAGATGACGACTATGACGCTTATCTACCAAGTAACAGGCGCAACTGATAAGCCAATAATTGCAGGTGGAGGAATCGGATCAGGTGCTCAGATGTTAGCTGCGGAAGTGTTAGGAGCTGCAGGAGTTCAAATTGGGACAGCCTTTCTGTTCACTCATGAAGTTCCAGTACACGAGAACTACAAGGATTTGCTGATGCATACTGAATCTCATCGCATAACATCGATCGGAAATCTAAATGGAAGACCTATGCGTCTTGTAAAGAACCCGATGACCAGAGAGTTTAAGGAGCTTGAGAGAAGCGAGAGTGACAAGGAAGTACTAGAGGATTTCACACTTGGTAGATTAAGGAAAGCAGTATTTGAAGGTGATGTTGATCAGGGTTCCGTTATGGCAGGATATACAGCCGCTCAGTTCGATAAACTGTATTCAGTTCCTGAGCTACTGGATAAACTAATGGGTGAGTATCAGCTCGCAAAAAATAGTATCAAATAG
- a CDS encoding ACP S-malonyltransferase, protein MNKLAVIFAGQGSQYEGMGSKLYDRYPEIRGIYDSLGKELTDISFKGSIEEISKTHNLQPIMIAFQLAVLKLIHTHKPGLLNGLSATCGLSLGEYSALALSGVIDEDDALRLVAVRGSLMGKASENRSSKMLAILKMTEEEVRKITEENPDFKGKLYIANINSSRQIIVSGEGEAIDKLKAFLKANGKLAKPLAVSGAFHTPFMESAKDAFVTMLEGTSFNSPEISYYPNVTGEKYEGTPMSEVLSEQIVSPVLLYKTFKEMVADGIKHFLEIGPGGVLSTILEREFEGLEVSVIKNDDDLIELLEA, encoded by the coding sequence ATGAATAAATTAGCAGTAATATTTGCCGGACAAGGCTCACAGTATGAGGGCATGGGCAGTAAGTTATATGATAGATATCCTGAGATTAGAGGTATATACGACAGCTTAGGAAAAGAGCTCACAGATATATCCTTTAAAGGTAGCATCGAGGAGATATCGAAGACACACAACCTTCAGCCTATTATGATTGCTTTCCAACTTGCCGTTTTAAAGCTAATTCACACACATAAGCCAGGGCTTCTAAATGGGCTTAGTGCGACATGTGGACTCAGCTTAGGGGAATACAGCGCACTCGCACTATCAGGAGTAATCGACGAAGACGATGCACTACGACTCGTTGCCGTACGAGGTTCTCTAATGGGAAAAGCGTCAGAGAACAGAAGTAGCAAAATGCTTGCAATTCTCAAGATGACTGAGGAAGAGGTTAGGAAAATCACCGAGGAAAATCCAGATTTTAAAGGTAAGCTATATATTGCTAATATAAATAGCAGCAGGCAAATCATCGTATCAGGTGAAGGTGAAGCAATAGATAAACTTAAGGCTTTTCTAAAAGCTAACGGTAAGCTCGCTAAGCCTCTTGCTGTTAGTGGCGCATTCCATACTCCGTTTATGGAATCAGCGAAAGACGCCTTTGTGACAATGCTTGAAGGCACTTCGTTTAACTCGCCAGAAATTTCATATTATCCCAATGTTACTGGAGAGAAATATGAAGGAACTCCGATGAGTGAAGTGCTGTCTGAACAGATAGTGTCACCAGTGCTGCTATATAAGACTTTCAAGGAAATGGTAGCCGATGGAATTAAACACTTTCTCGAAATAGGACCAGGTGGTGTTCTTTCAACTATTCTAGAGAGAGAATTTGAAGGTCTAGAGGTAAGCGTTATTAAGAATGATGATGATTTAATTGAGCTACTTGAAGCCTAG
- the fabG gene encoding 3-oxoacyl-[acyl-carrier-protein] reductase: MANKVALITGAAGGIGTAIAEKLKSEGFNLALNVRTVKPQFKQLVEKLSDENCHVQVVLGDISRAEDCKRIVEEVAKEQGQIDVLVNNAGITRDKLVMQMSEADFEDVITTNLSGAFYLSKYVSRYMMKRRCGRIINMSSVVGLHGNAGQANYAAAKAGLIGMTKSFAKEFASRNILVNAIAPGFIETPMTENLTEQVKDKIKSEIPLGIIGEPSDVANLTAFLAGEESRYITGQVISVDGGMNV, translated from the coding sequence ATGGCGAATAAAGTAGCACTTATTACGGGCGCTGCTGGTGGAATCGGCACAGCAATTGCGGAAAAGCTAAAGAGCGAAGGGTTTAATCTTGCACTAAATGTTCGCACCGTTAAGCCACAGTTTAAACAGCTAGTAGAGAAACTGTCTGACGAAAACTGTCATGTGCAAGTAGTGCTCGGTGATATATCTCGCGCTGAAGATTGTAAGAGGATAGTAGAGGAAGTCGCTAAAGAACAGGGACAGATTGACGTGCTGGTTAACAATGCAGGTATCACGAGAGATAAGCTCGTCATGCAGATGAGCGAAGCTGACTTTGAAGATGTTATAACTACTAACCTAAGTGGTGCTTTCTATCTAAGCAAATATGTGTCGAGATACATGATGAAGAGGCGTTGCGGTAGAATCATCAACATGTCTTCGGTCGTAGGTCTACATGGTAACGCTGGGCAGGCTAACTATGCTGCAGCAAAGGCAGGGCTTATAGGTATGACCAAGTCATTCGCAAAGGAATTTGCATCGCGAAATATCCTTGTAAATGCGATAGCACCGGGGTTCATAGAGACACCGATGACTGAAAATTTGACAGAACAGGTAAAGGATAAGATAAAGTCTGAAATTCCGCTCGGGATAATTGGGGAACCGAGCGATGTTGCAAATCTGACAGCATTTCTCGCCGGAGAGGAATCGCGTTATATAACAGGACAGGTTATATCTGTAGATGGGGGTATGAACGTATAA
- the fabZ gene encoding 3-hydroxyacyl-ACP dehydratase FabZ, with the protein MKLTYEEVRNILPHRYPFIMVDKIVELEAGNKAVGIKNVSGNEPFFQGHFPSEAVMPGVLQVEAVGQVGAVAVLMDQEKGANAFLAGIKKARFHKKIVPGDQLEIHCAINNRVGNIGFGEGYILVDGEKAMSCEISFAIM; encoded by the coding sequence ATGAAATTGACATATGAAGAAGTGAGAAATATTTTACCGCACAGATATCCGTTCATCATGGTGGATAAAATCGTTGAACTTGAGGCGGGTAATAAGGCTGTAGGAATTAAGAATGTTAGTGGAAATGAGCCTTTCTTTCAGGGACACTTCCCTAGTGAGGCTGTAATGCCAGGAGTTCTTCAAGTGGAGGCAGTGGGCCAGGTCGGAGCGGTTGCGGTCCTAATGGATCAGGAAAAGGGTGCTAATGCATTCCTAGCAGGAATTAAGAAGGCTAGATTCCATAAAAAAATCGTTCCAGGAGACCAGCTGGAGATTCACTGTGCAATCAATAATAGAGTTGGAAATATTGGATTTGGAGAAGGTTACATCCTCGTTGACGGTGAAAAGGCGATGTCATGCGAGATTTCGTTTGCTATCATGTAG